The Salmo salar chromosome ssa02, Ssal_v3.1, whole genome shotgun sequence genome segment TGTCTGAAATATGACACAAATgaatacaaaataaactaaaagaAAAGGAACATTGATAGTAAAATAACACACCAGGCTTACATTAAGTTTGAGGTTTAACAGCAAGAAACATTTCCCTTCATCTAGTGTGCTGAGATTGAGTTGTGTTACATGCCTATAGATGTGATAAAGAGGTCAATAGAATGCAGACTATGGAGTTAATGTCTGATGTACTGGCTGAGTACCTACTATTCCCACCTCTAGTTTATGGATGATCTCCTCTTTGTCCACCTGGGTCTTTTTGCTGGGTTTGGGGTCCACAGGTGTCTCCACACTAAGAGAGGTGTCTGTAACAGACGAAAAGGGACAAAAGCCAATCATTAGTGAAAACCAACTCCCCCTAtctattccccctcctctcctttcatttAAAAGGCCATTCAACCAAAAGCTATATTTTTCCCATAACAGAAAAGGGCAGATCATTTATGTATAAGTCAGGCAGTATTGTCATTGTCAGTAACCAGCAGCTTTATCTTATCCTTCTGTTCAAAGCAGAAGGGCAAATTGATGCATTCATGTCTCTAGGGAGACACAGTGTTCTTCTGAAGACACCTCTCTCTTCAGCATTCCGCCCAGCTAATAGGAAGGAAAAAATCATGTGGAAGCAATATGCTATGAAAGAGACTGGTAATTCGCCAGCAACGTACATGTCAACAAGTCCTGCAGGAAGAAAACTAAACAGAACTGCAAAACGAATGGATttgttttgaaaaatgtattacaATAGCCTTCTGTGATCAAATTGTGGGTGGGTTTTCATAGTGAATCTGTATTACTCACAAAAAATGTCCAGTCAGGCAATGTGAGGTATAAAACAACACTGTACCATCCACTTACTCTCTTTTAGGGGCTTCTTGACACGAATTCGAAGCTCTTTGGGTAGCCTTTTCCAGTCTGAtgttaaaaaacaaaaataaaacaaaatcaaatcaatcagTAGACACACAGGTGCTACAATACTGTTTTTACACAGCAATTACCTTGTCAAAATGATGGAGTGTTGGTTCACATCCGGTTTTCCCAATCAGCCTCTATTCAGCAGACTAATTGTGAGCGACAGCTCAATTTCTCCCATTTGACACAATTTGGGTCACCTGACAGTTTCAATCAGGACCGTTCACACTCCATTGTGGCTGACATCTCTGGGGCAGCGTAGCGAGTGATTTCAGACTGCTTCAGGATTAGATCCTTGATTCTATTAACCCCTGTTTAACAGTGTTATGCTGGTAATCAGATCGTACAATGCACTCCTTCCAATACATGTTCCGTAGTTTCTATCACCTTTCAGTTACATTTTTTGAACTGGAGGTATGATGCAGCTGACCCACCTGGATTCCACTCAATGGTGTTGTCTGACGGCTCACTGTTCTGATATTTATCAGAATACCGCTCCACATCTGGAAGTCAGACAAGAAGCTCATTCATTTCTTAAACATGGTACAAGAACAAACATGTCTTTGAAAAGAAAGCCTCTGTGTATTATCACATCTGCCTCGTTTGCTGCTCCCAAATGTTCTTATCGAAGCATAATTGAATGCCTGATCGAATAATTGAACAATATTTCCACCCCTGATTTAGGTAATGTCAGCCAAACCTTGTATCACCTAAAACCTTGTATCATTTTAATAAAATAACACCATCGGGAGCTGCTGACAGTGACAAGACATTGACTGTCTAATTTGTGCTACGTTTGGATGAGCGTAATTACTATTTTCATCGCTAACACACAGAAATGGTGTGTTCCCAGGCTTAGGTACCTTTCTTGGAGACGGCTGGACGGACATAAAATGGTAGGGTCTTCATGTTTCCCCTGAACTCCTGCTTCAGTGCCAACATGTACTCTgcttcctctcccatcaccaAGGGGACAGGCTTGTGTTCCATGGGCTACATGTGCACAAAAAACATCATACATATTAGTCTAGTccttaaaacaacaacaaaaggcTTCATCGCTCCCAACCAAACACATCTTACGGCCTCAATACATTTAAACATAAAAATGTGTCAGCCCTGGATGTTGCTTAGACAAATAGAAAACTCTGGGAAAAGACTATGAATAGCCTCTAAATAAAGCCAATTTTTGACAACAATGAGGTGCATCCAAAATGAAGAGAGACAGTTACAGGGTCAGTCACATCACCCCATACTCACAGGGAACAGAGGTGTAGGCTGGAGAATTGAAGGGGGCAGGTTTTCCCCTTTCCCAATCCCGACTGCCTCGATACTGAAGCTCATGTACCCCTTGCCGCGACCTCGGCCCAAGCCAGCCATGGAGCGAGCACACAGTGGGGGGGGTGCACAGGTAAATCTGTCAAAGGAGGAAGAATGCAATGGGCAATGAGTAATAGCACTTCTATTTTCCCAAACTATTTGTGTAAAGCTATATAAGCTTACTTTTACTCCTGGCCCatatacagtggatataaaaagtctacacacccctgttaaaatgccaggtttttgtgatgtaaaagaatgagacaaagataaatcatgtcagaactttttctactgttaatgtgacctataatgtgaacaattcaattgaaaaacaaactgaaatcttcgagggggaaaaatgaagaaaaaaaaaccttacaataacctggttgcataagtgtgctcttataactggggatgtggttgtgttcagaattaaccaatcacattcaaactcatgttaaatagaagtcattacacacctgccatcatttaaagtgactctgattaatcacaaataaagtacagatgttctagtaggattttcctgacattttcttagttgcatctcagagcaaaagacatggtccgcagagagcttccaaagcatcagagggatctcatttttgaaagatatcagtcaggagaagggtacaaaagaatttccaaagcattacatataccatggaacacagtgaagacagtcatcatcaagtggagaaaatatggcaccacagagacattaccaagaactggacgtccctccaaaatgtatgaaaagacgagaagaaaactggtcagggaggcttccaagaggcctacagcaacattaaaggaactgcaggaatttttggcaagtactggctgtgtgctacatgtgacaacaatctcccgtattcttcatatgaatgggctatggggtagggtggcaagacagaagccttttcttacaatgaaaaacatccaagcccggctgaagtttgcaaaaacaaacatcaagtcccccaaaagcacgtgggaaaatgtgttatggtctgatgaaaccaaggttgaactttttggccataattccaaaaggtatgtttggcacaaaaacaacactgcacatcacccaaagaacaccatacccacagtgaagcatggtggtggcagcatcatgctttggggctgtttttcttcagctggaaccggggccttagtcagggtggagggaattatgaacagttccaaataccaggcaattttggcacaaaaccttcaggcgtccgttagaaagctgaagatgaagaggaagttcacctttcagcacgacaacaacccaaagcacacatctaaatccacgaaagcatggcttcaccagaagaagattaacgttttggaatggcccagccagagcccagacctgaatccaattgaacatctctggggtgatctgaagagggctgtgcacaggagatgtcctcgcaatctgacagatttggagcacttttgcaaagaagagtgggcaaatattgccacatcaagatgtgccatgctaatagactcctacccaaaaagactgagtgctgtaataaaatcaaaaggtgcttcaacaaagtattagtttaaagggtgtgcacacttatgcaaccaggttattgtgttttttttccccctcaaagatttcagtttgtttttcaattgaattgttcacattataggtcacattaagtggaaaaagttctgacatgatttatctttgtctcattattttacatcacaaaaaccttccattttaacaggggtgtgtagactttttaaatccactgCATATCCACCTATATGATTGCTGTTCACTGtaacaataaccctaaccctattagcTCTAGCTAACGAACAGTGAATAACAAAGGTCACATAGCCAGGGCTAAACAAGAACGGGTATAGCTACAACACAACAAAAGGACAAAATCTTTGTGAAGGGGAGCAATGACTCACGCGTTAGGGAAAGAGGATACCTagttagttgtacaactgaatgcattcaactgaaatgtgtcttccacatttaacccaacccctctgaatcagagaggtgtgaggGGCGTTTAAAGGGACAATCTGTGACTGCTACATCCATTTCGGACTGTTAAATTagtgatatacactaccgttcaaaagtttggggtcacttagaaattgccttgtttttgaaagaaatggaatacttacataggcgtacagaggcccattatcagcaactatcgctcatgtgttccaatggcacgttgtgttagctaatcccagtttatcattttaaaaggctaattgatcattagaaaacccttttacaattatgttagcacacttAAAAACTgtagtgctgattaaagaagtaatacaactggccttctttagactagttgagtatctggagtatcagcatttgtgtgtttgaCTACAGGTTCAAAAtgcccagaaacaaagtactttattCTGAAacctgtcagtctattcttgttctgagaagtgAAGGCTATTCCGGGATGCCggaaggagtgatggttgctgataatgggcctctgtacgcctatgtagatattccattaaaaatcagccgtttccagctacaatggtcatttacaacattaacaaatcctacactatatttctgatcaattttatgttattctaatggacaaaaaatgtgcttttctttaaaaaacaaggacatttctaagtgacctcaaacttttgaacggtagtgtatacccactgattcttgaagaatgtaaTTTATACATGCCTCCTGAGctaagttcaactgtcataccccatcacaATCTAAATTACACGCCTTTTTAcaccattgtttgtaaacaatgtaatagGATTAGTTGTCCACAGAGTGTAACTGTGGGCTGTCAACTCTAGCCTATTCCTCTCTtcggattggtggatacatcttgttatttgaataatttttttaatatatttaatGAAGGGTGTTGACCTCAACCACCTATATTCAATGGAGCGTGAGATGCTATGCTAGcttcatgaatatgcatagcccgTCTCGAATTTCAACAGGGAAGTGCATCACACTTTTATCAGTACACTCCCAACAACCTAAGCATTACAAAACTTATATTAGATTAAACATGCCTCACGTATCAAAATATCAATTCATATTTATCTTGACTAAATTTAATATCTCATTTCCCCCCATTCAAAAACTCCTCACCTGCTTAATAATTAAGGATATGCTTAagtggacagattttgggcagGAATATGGCTCTCTGGTAACCAGGCTACCATCCTCCAGCTGCGTACCAAATCAACGCCAGGTGTTGCAGAAAGGCCAAGAAGATCCCAGCCACGCCATGTTCTCCCCGCTTCAATCACTCAGACGCGagcagtacaggagcatca includes the following:
- the LOC106580193 gene encoding DNA-directed RNA polymerase III subunit RPC7-like, which encodes MAGLGRGRGKGYMSFSIEAVGIGKGENLPPSILQPTPLFPPMEHKPVPLVMGEEAEYMLALKQEFRGNMKTLPFYVRPAVSKKDVERYSDKYQNSEPSDNTIEWNPDWKRLPKELRIRVKKPLKENTSLSVETPVDPKPSKKTQVDKEEIIHKLEVGITLEEEVTSDEEEGEKKKQEEEQQDGEEEYDEEEFEEETDYIMSYFDNGEEFGGDSDDNMDEAIY